cactcccgacccgcagccggGTGCCCCCTTCAGTGCCGCGCcgtcctgccggtgcccctcactcccgacccgcagcccctgccccccaccctgccggtgcccctcactcccgacccgcagcccctgctagcccagccctggccccccagccctgccggtgcccctcactcccgacccgcagcccctgctagcccagccctgcccccccctgccctgccggtgcccctcactcccgacccgcagcccctgccagcccagctctgctggtgcccctcactcccgacctgcagcccctgccagcccagccctgccccccagctctgctggtgcccctcactcccgacctgcagcccctgcccgccagctctgcccccccagctctgctggtgcccctcactcccgacctgcagcccctgccagcccagccctggactgCCCCATCCGccgctctgacccccccccactccgtGCCCCCAGGTTGCAGCGGGAGGTGCGTCTGGCACAGAAGTTGGCATATACGGCGTGTCGGGGGAATCATTATCGATACCACCAGCCCGGAATGGtgagacccctccccccgctcacccCAGCGGGTCGGAGATCAGGacagggaatgggacccaggcgtccgggacggcaCTGCAGGGTCATCACCCCAGGGGGTCGGAGATcaggatggggaatgggacccaggcgtctggGACAGCACTGCAGGGTGCTCAGCCCTAGGGGGCTGCAGACCAGGacagggaatgggacccaggtaTCCGGGACGGCACTGCAGGGTGCTCACCCCAGGGGGTCGGAGATCAGGacggggaatgggacccaggcatccgggacgGCAGTTTCACCTGACCAGTGACCatccccccgtctgtctgtctgtcccccagtACATGGACGCCCGGCTGGCCCAGTCCTGCCAGGTGCACCAGTACCAGCGCCAGAAAAAGATCCTGACCAATGAGGAGTGAgttcccctccatttccccacccccGTTCACCCCATTGGctatgggtggggagggggaggggcttggggagGGCCCCCCTGAATCTGCCCCCCAGAAtccactccttcccttcccccgccccatgCCCCCTCGCCCCACCTCCAAGCCTCCCATCCCCCCCAATCTGCCCCCACCCGGATGCACCCCCCAAAGCATGACCTCAAACCAACCCCCCAACTCCAGACTCACCCTTCAATCCTCCCCTTCCCGTCCCTCACTTCCCCCCaatccgcccctcccccacaacccaaaCCCACCCAAGTCACCCcgacctctgcccctccccccattctgtcCCCTCCGACCTTCCCCCCACAATCCAACCCGGAATCTTTGCCCCCCAAAATCTCCCCCCCCAGTCCTTCAGCCCCCAGAGCTGCCCCCTCTACCCTGCCCCACTTTGGGggtgtcccttcccccacccccgggttCCCACACCTCCCTGTTGGACTGGAGCTCGCCCGGCGTCTGGCCGGGCCCATGGGACGCTGGCGCTCGGGTCtaggtgcccccccaccccccggataCCTGGGTCCCTTGGATCTCCTCCCCCAGCTACGGAGCCACCTGAGCCCCCAGATCCCCCGGGTGAGACCCCGGTCCCGGCTCGTGAGCTTCCTCACCCCATGTCTGGGTCTGTCCCCCCCAGGAGCCCCCCAAAGCCCGTCCAGCAGCTGTCGACGGAGTCGGAGACTGAGAACGGGGACTTCACTGTGTACGAATGTCCTGGACTGGCTCCGGTAGGGGGCGCCAGGCtggtgggagcgggggggcagcagggggcgctgggctgtggggatgggggtggggggcagcagggggcgctgggctggcaggagcgggggggtgaagggggctccagggtggtgggagtgggggggcagcagggggcgctgggctggcggGAGcgaaggtgggagcagggggcactgggctgtggggatgggggtgggggggcagcagggggcgctgggctggtgggagcaggggggcagcagggggcgctgggctggcggGAGcgaaggtgggagcagggggcactgggctgtggggatgggggtgggggtgggggggcagcagggggtgctgggctggtaggagcgggggggcagcagggggcgctgggctggtgggagcgggggggcagcagggggcgatgggctggcgggagcggggggggcagcagggggcgatgggctggcgggagcgggggggagcaggggcgctgggctggcgggagcggggggcagcagggggcgaggggctggcgggagcgggggggcagcagggggcgctgggctggcggGAGcgaaggtgggagcagggggcactgggctgtggggatgggggtgggggggcagcagggggtgctgggctggcgGGAGcgaaggtgggagcagggggcactgggctgtggggatgggggtgggggggcagcagggggcgctgggctggcggGAGcgaaggtgggagcagggggcactgcgctgtggcgctggggggggcaggcagcagggggtgctgggctggggggagcaggcgcgcagcagggggcgctgggctggtgggagcaggggggcagcagggggcgctgggctggtgggagcaggggggcagcagggggcgctgggctgtggggagcaggggggcagcagggggcgatgggctggcgggagcggggggcagcagggggcgatgggctggtgggagcaggggggcagcagggggcgctgggctgtggggagcagggggggcagcagggggcgctgggctggtgggagcggggggcagcagggggcgctgggctggtgggagcaggggggcagcagggggcgctgggctggtgggagcaggggggcagcagggggcgctgggctgtggggagcaggggggcagcagggggcgctgggctggtgggagcggggggcagcagggggcgctgggctggtgggagcaggggggcagcagggggcgctgggctggtgggagcaggggggcagcagggggcgctgggctgcggggagcagggtggggggcagcagggggcgctgggctgaggGGACGGGTCTGGGGCGCTGCGCTCTTCCCCTCGCACGGTGCCCTCACTAAcgtctccctttctctctttctcccccccccttcccccgctcccagggtggggagaTGGAAATCCACAACCCGCTCTTCAGCACGGCGTCCGCCCGGCAGCGCTGCCCcccctaaccccgccccccaccattcagcccccctcccccggagcagCATCGCGCCCCCTGGTGGAGACATGGGGGGCAGGTGGATCTGCTCAGATTTTGGCAGCATCTTCCCAAggaacctgccccctccccagaacgactcggggcggggggaggttaaAGGTGAAGGGTCATCACTCTGATTtgggccccccccaggacccccctcGCTCCCCTGCTCTCTACCCTCCCTGCAGACCCATCGGTCCAGAGCATGGTTCCtttcagggggcaggggctgtgctaTGGGGCTGGTCCATATGAGGGGGTATTGACTGGGGAGAACTACACAAGGTAGGAACCATAGGAGGGTCTGAGTGGGTTCAGGAGTTGGGGGGATTGGATTTGGGGTGACACCAAGAGAAAATTGACCAGGGGGCCCATATAGAAGGATACTGACTGCAActaaacagtgtgtgtgtggggggggaagctcTTTGCGGGGGGCGGACACCATGGGCCCCTCCCACCCGAAACAGCCCACTCCCAGCAGGccaaggagggggctggagggtaCCATGAGAGCCGGGCTGTATTGAGGTGACACCAGGAGACAGCCAGGGTGGCCTCTATAAGGGGTATATTGACCGGGGGAACCTAAACAGGGAAGGAACCAGGGGTGGTGtcctgctgggaggggggggacaTGTATTGATGTGACACCCCAGGGCGATATTGGGAGGCGTCATAGACTCAGAGGGGACAGGGACTTAGGGGGACCCATTTTGAGGTGACACTCTGGGGCTGGGTGAGATCCCAGCAGTGGATCTCCCGAGATCCCAGCAGATCCCCCAAGCTACGGACGGGTCCCTCAGGATCTCTGCTGGCTCCACCCTGTGGTGCTAGAGAGATCCCAGcagatccaccccccccccccacccaacagtAGTTTGGGGAGGAGGCCGATATAGGGGGATACGGACCAGGAACCGCCCCTCCCCCATACACTCGCCTTCCCCCTACGGCCAAGCGAGAGAGATTTGGAAGATCCCGGCCGTGTGCACAACGGCCCCGCGGCGTCATACGTGTGCTGGCGGCCGGGTTCCCTCATCTGTGATACCCCTGGGCGTCGGGCTCACACGCGTGTCACAGCCGTGTCAGTCACGTGGCTGCCGGCTCGTCCGGACACAGGGGGCAGGTCTGAGCCCCCCAGCAAGGGCCACTGACACAAACCCGCTCTGGTCCCTACACCGGCTTTACCAGGCTCCTGGGAGATCAGAGGGagatgccccctgcccccccgcccagctgccCCCCGatactgctcccctcccccgcagtttCCCACCCTAAGTCCTATTTATTCACCCTCCAACTTGGAATAAAAGTGAAAAGCAAAAGAGACGAAGGCGTCTGCGAGTCTGGGAcagggggcctggcccctccaggggggctggctctgatcggggggcaggggggatgtgtcgggggagcagggctgtccctgcttGGGGGGACACAGccgtggggctgccagtgggatGTGATCccatctccagggctgcaggacaAAGGGCCGGGCTATGGGGCAGGTGATTGCGGCAGGATGGGAGAcgtggagcccacaccccataaccccccattcccaccccccttGGCTTGTCATGTGACCCTGAGATTTGGGGAACCCCCGTGTCCTTTGCCAGGGTCCCCCGCAACCACCAAAGTCTCTTCGGCATCTCATCTATCAACGTCCCCCCGGAATATCCGGCACCCTGaatcccagccagggacccccagactcagcagcccccctccctccaactgGACCCCAGGACACATCAGTgaaccctgcccccatccagtgCCCCCAAAGAATCACCCCCAAATATTGGGCATTTGCTCCCCAAATTATCTTTGAATGCTGTAAATACCCCCCCAGCTGGACCTGCCCCCCCAGACATGGGACCCCAAATTCTCCCTGAATCCCTGAGTTTTCACCCTCAGTTCCCTGCCTGATCCCACTAACTTTccagggcccctcactcccgacccgcagcccctgccagcccagccctgccggtgcccctcactcccgacccgcagcccagccctgccccccagctctgccggtgcccctcactcacgacctgcagcccctgccagcccagccctgccccccagccctgccggtgcccctcactcccgacccgcagccagggccggctctacatattcggccgccccaagcagtcaggcgcgggaggtgccccggagccccgggagcagcggacctcccgctggcttgactggtgagggtccgctagtcgcgcggctcagctggacctcccgcagctgcgggcggttcgcaggtctggTGGCTCCACTTGAGCTGCCgaagtcatgcctgcgggaggtccagccgagccgtgggaccagcgaaccgtccgcagtcatgcctgcggcaggtccgccggcccaatctgccgcccctgacgacaactgccgccccacgcgcgtgcttgtcgcgctggggtctggagccagccctgcccgcagccccctgccagcccagtcctgccccccgcagccctgccggtgcccctcactcccaacccacagcccctgccagcccagccctgccggtgcccctcactctcgacccgcagccccctgccagcccagccctgccggtgcccctcactcccgacccgcagcccctgccagcccagccctgccggtgcccctcactctcgacccgcagccccctgccagcccagccctgccggtgcccctcactcccgacccgcagccccctgccagcccagccctgccggtgcccctcactcccgacccgcagcccctgccagcccagccctgccggtgcccctcactcccgacccgcagcccctgccagcccagctctgccggtgcccctcactcccgacccgcagcccctgcccccccagccctgccggtgcccctcactcccgacccgcagcccctgccagcccagccctgccggtgcccctcactcccgacccgcagcccctgccagcccagctctgccggtgcccctcactcccgacccgcagcccctgccagcccagccctgccggtgcccctcactcccgacccgcagcccctgccccccacagatcttccagtgcccctcactcccgacccgcagcccctgccagcccagccctgccggtgcccctcactcccgacccgcagcccctgccagcccagccctgactgagccccccccccgtcgcccacccctgactgagccccccccccatcacccaccCCCGTcgcccagccctgactgagccCCCCCACGCCTCAGGCCCCAGGTTTAACAGCCCATCCACCAATACACAATGAGCCGCTCCCAGGtcagctgggcccagggctgggccatTGATACCTGAATAGCTGAGTGTGTCACTGGCCATCGCAGCCACAATAGCCCCGGGCCGGGGCATTCAGCCCCCAACGGCCTGCTAAGTGCTGGGGGCcaaaccctgcccctcccagagccagagggaacccaggcctcctggctcccagccccccctgctgtaaccactagaccccgctcccctcccagagccggggagggaacccaggagtcctggctcccagccccccctgctctaaccactagcccccgctcccctcccagagccggggagaacccaggcgtcctggctcccagccccccctgctgtaaccactagcccccgctcccctcccagagccggggagaacccaggcatcctggctcccagccctccctgctctaaccactagcccccgctcccctcccagagtcagagggaacccaggcgtcctggctcccagccccccctgctgtaagcactagaccccgctcccctcccagagccggggagaacccaggcgtcctggctcccaggttcccccccccccccacgcccatcACAGGCTGCAGAGTGATCAAAACCCGACCGAAACCAAGGGGAGAtaaacccagcccctcccccgccctcctggTGCCCCTATCCGCCCCACACAATGTATCAAAGCCATTCTCCTGCTAAGCGTCCGGCTCTCACATCAATGGGGCAGGCCGGGCCTTGATGGCTCCCCCGGGGGGCTGGCttcctggctgccccccccccgggcctgcccccctcagccctTGGCCGTGAACCACCCGCCCCCAAAGCCCAGTGATGGGCCGGGGAGTGGGGCCGAtgggttctgccattgactttctGAGCTGTCTTTGAAGGTCGAGTCAGTGATTTCACCCTTTTGCGCCTCACTTCACTCATCCTACctgttacaccccccccccccgacatcggccagagccagggagggaacccaggagtcctggctcccagccccccctgctctaaccactagcccccgctcccctcccagagccggggagggaacccaggagtcctggctcccagctccccctgctctaaccactagcccccgctcccctcccagagccagggagggaacccaggagtcctggctcccagctccccctgctctaaccactagcccccgctcccctcccagagccggggagggaacccaggagtcctggctcccagcccccccctgctctaaccactagcccccgctcccctcccagagctggggagggaacccaggagtcctggctcccagcccccctgctctaaccactagcccccgctcccctcccagagccggggagggaacccaggagtcctggctcccagcccccccctgctctaaccactagcccccgctcccctcccagagctggggagggaacccaggagtcctggctcccagccccctcccctcccggagaccccaggagtcctgctcccccaCTCTCAGCGCCCCCCGGCAGGCCCCGAGGCCATTGTCTGGAGCTAAGTGGGACCCATTGAGCGGCGATGGGGCACTTAGCGGCGGGGGGGCGGCCTTGGCAGAGCCCCTGGCTTTGATCCGGGTGGGAGGGGCCGGCTCCTTGGAGCTgaagcgggggagggagggatgggggcggCCAATGCCTGGGGTGTGGCCCGGCCAGGGAGGGGTTaacggggcagcggggggggggggggggccgcccTGGCGCAGAGGCAGGAGCTCCTGCTCGTTGGGGTCCAGCTTctgccggacgcctgggttccctccagccccccttgGGCCCACCGGACAACTAGGAGGTCAGAGGAGTGGGGGCTACGtcctcccggacgcctgggttccctccacCCCTCCTTGGGTTTCACTGCTTGCCCGGGGGTCCGAGGAGAGGCAGCCCCGTTGTCCCGGACGCCTGGGCCCTCTGAGCTTCCACCCCCGAACTttccccggacgcctgggttcctctTGGACTTCGCCTTGGCAGGGATTTAGGGGCCAGAAGCTCCCGGTCGCCTGGGTTCTTACCAGCTCCTCCGACTTAACCTTGGCCAGGACAGCACAGGAGGTACCGGTAGGTGCCCAATTCTCCCGGACATCTGGGTCCCTCACCAGCTGAGATTCAcctcggacgcctgggtccctcaCCAGCTGAGCTTCacccccggacacctgggtcccactGCTGGTTTAGCTGCacctcccggacgcctgggtcccaccaCCGGCTTAGCTGCACCCCAGATGCCTGGGTCCCTCACTGGCTGAGCTTtaccccggacgcctgggtcccactgCTGGCTTAGCTGCATCCCCCAGACACCTGGGTCCCTCACTGGCTGAGCTTtaccccggacgcctgggtcccactgCTGGCTTAGCTGCAtcccccggacacctgggtccatCGCTGGCTTAGCTGCACCcaccggacacctgggtcccactGCTGGCTTAGCTGCACCCCCTAGACGCCTGGGTCCCACCACCGGCTTAGCTGCACCcctggacgcctgggtcccaccgCTGGCTTAGCTGcacccccggacgcctgggtcccaccgCTGGCTTAGCTGCacccccggacacctgggtcccaccGCTGGCTTAGCTGCACCcctggatgcctgggtcccaCCGCTGGCTTAGCGGCatcccccggacgcctgggtcccaccgCCGGCTTAGCTGCatcccccggacgcctgggtccatCGCTGGCTTAGCTGCatcccccggacgcctgggtccatCGCTGGCTTAGCTGCACCcaccggacacctgggtcccaccGCCGGCTTAGCTGcacccccggacgcctgggtcccaccgCCGGCTTAGCTGcacccccggacgcctgggtcccttgCTGGCTGAGATtcatcccggacgcctgggtcccaccaCTGGCAGATCTTCACCCCAGACACCTGggttccactgccccctcggcccgGTGCCCGTGCCCTCGAGGTGGCCGTCTCCCGGCGTCCCCTGGCCCGTCGCCATGGCTGGCCACGTGGGGCAGGAACTGGGGCGCCCGTACCCCTTGGCGGGGCAGGGCCTGCATCTGGACGCCGTCCCGCCGGGCCCGGCCAACGGGGCGTCCCACGAGGGGCCCGGCAGCTTCCTGCCTGAGGCCTACAATGGGGCGGCCCCCGGGCAGGGCTACGGCTACCGGCTGGACTACGGGCCGCAGGGGGGGCTCCTGGAGACGCAGCCGGGGGACCCCGCCGGGCACCAGGCCCTGCTCCGCGCCTGGTGCCCCTTCCCCATGGGCGGGGAGGGCTGGGCGCCCCCCTacggccctgcccagcccgctGCGGCCTACGAAGGCCTGAAGCCTGATGTCAAGCCGGAGCGGGAGTGCGGCCAACAGGGCCCCATGTATGGGCACCCGGCCCAGGCCTGGGGGGGCTGCTTCCTGCCCCAGGCCGCTGCTCGCCCCCCGGCCGCCCTGCCCCCAccgccccccggccccacggGCGAGGGGGGCGAGGGcagcggggccagcagcccccagagTGACGGCAGCGGGGGCAGCCCCGGTGCGCCGGCGGCCCCCGGCGAGGTCAAGGCGGAGGAGGCCGAGAGCGGGGACGAGGTACGGACGGACTCGGGGGCTGGGTGAGATCCCAGCAGATCCCCCAAGCTACGGACCGGGTCCCTCAGGATCTCTGCTGGATCCACCCTGTGGTGCTAGAGAGATCCCAGCAGATCCCACCACATCTCAGCTGGGCagagtttgggacaggaagtggagtagagtcctggctcccaggccccccctcctctaaccactagccccactccccttccagagctgggaagagaacccaggagtcctgtctcccagccccctcccccttcaggcTGGGCCCTGTGTCCAGCTGCCCCAAAGGAAGATATGTTCCTGTGCTCTAATTGGGACTCCTCCCTGATTTACGATCAGCTGTGAATTCCCCCTTGAGCACACTGGcctggccccactccccagcccaagggggctgggagccaggattccagggttctctcccggctctgggaggggagtgggggctggtggttagagctgggggggactgggagccaggactcctgggttctctcccggctctgggaggggagtgggggctggtggttagagctgggggggactgggagccaggactcctgggttctctcccggctctgggaggggagtgggggctggtggttagagctgggggggactgggagccaggactcctgggttctctccccggctctgggagggaagtgggggctggtgattagagcaggaggagctgggagccaggactcctgggttctctcccggctctgggaggggagtgggggctggtggttagagcaggaggagctgggagccaggactcctggggtctctccccagctctgggaggggagtgggggctggtggttagagcggggggttgggagccaggacacaaCTTCCCTTCTTGTCGCAAAGGCGGGCGGGTGTCACCCAGCCGCtgttccccagaggtggctgcagcgcAGGCGGAGCTGGTCAGACAGGTGCGGGGTCGTTGTCATTCCTGAGCGATGGGAACAGATCCTCCATGCAGCGCCCCAGGTCTCCAAacacaggggcaggagccaggactcctgggttcacttcccagctttgggagcagagtgagggctagtggttagagctggggggggtggctgggagccaggactcctgggttctctccccggctctgggaggggagtggggtctggtgggttagagagggggggctgggagccaggacgcctgggttctctccccggctaggtggggaggggctctgggtgtGTCAGGAATGGACAATCTCCTCACAAAGATTCAATCCGCTCAGCCGGGGCGGTTGTTACCTGGGCTCCATCTGTGTCCTCAGCCCCGGGACTGGGGCGGCCAGATTCCTGCCAGACGAtgggccaggccagagccctggctccaggctggaaacccccccaccccagctctgctggtgcccctcagtccagacctgcagccccctgctagcccagccctgcggtctgcccctagctctgggaggggagtggggcctagtggttagagcaggggtagggctgggagccaggactcctgggttctctccctgcccctccccactgacaGGCCCTGTCCCCTCCTCCAGGAGACCCCGAGCacggaggagatggagcagtttGCCAAGGAGCTGAAGCACAAGCGGATCACGCTGGGGTTCACGCAGGCCGACGTGGGGCTGGCCCTGGGCGTGCTGTACGGTGGGTGTCATTGAGGGGGCACCCGGACACCGGGGTCCATTCCTGGACGGGCTGGGGGGATGCCAGGGTGCTGTGCCtcccgaggtgggggtggggagggctcaccGGGACTCCAGGGTTCCTTCTGAGACCTGAGGGGgtcccaggacacctgggttcatttccaaaggggtgtgggggaggggtccgGA
The sequence above is a segment of the Mauremys mutica isolate MM-2020 ecotype Southern chromosome 12, ASM2049712v1, whole genome shotgun sequence genome. Coding sequences within it:
- the LOC123345831 gene encoding POU domain, class 5, transcription factor 1-like, which codes for MAGHVGQELGRPYPLAGQGLHLDAVPPGPANGASHEGPGSFLPEAYNGAAPGQGYGYRLDYGPQGGLLETQPGDPAGHQALLRAWCPFPMGGEGWAPPYGPAQPAAAYEGLKPDVKPERECGQQGPMYGHPAQAWGGCFLPQAAARPPAALPPPPPGPTGEGGEGSGASSPQSDGSGGSPGAPAAPGEVKAEEAESGDEETPSTEEMEQFAKELKHKRITLGFTQADVGLALGVLYGKMFSQTTICRFEALQLSFKNMCKLKPLLQRWLDEADGNANLQEMCSMESALLQARKRKRTSIETAARGSLESYFLRCPKPSLQEIAHIAHDLRLDKDVVRVWFCNRRQKGKRSGGCSVRDDCEGGALPFAPPAQLPGPPMGHHPPPPQGYNAATFATLYVPQFHHGGEAFDPTPPGPPLMGHPMHST